The genomic window AAATATCTTTTTGTTTGTTTTCCCTATCTTCAAGTATTTTAACTAAGGAGTGGTATTTTTGATATTCAACCCAAAGTTCTTCGTTGGATATACTATTTTCAATGTCATTTTCTGTATCTTCCATGTCATTGTTAACCGGTAATAACAAGTTAGACTTCCAAAGTATTAGATTTGAAATAGAAACAAGAAAATCAGCAACAATATCTATATTTATTCCCTTTGCCGGTGTTAAAATAATATATTTTAAATACTCCTCAATTATTTCTAATAAAGAAATTTCGTTTGGGTCAATTTCATTGTTTTTTGCTTTATAGAATAATTGCTCTACTGAAATACCGTATTGTTCTATTTTTACATTGTTTACTTCATTTTTTTTCATGCATAGTCTATTTTCATAGCCTTTCGAACATCGATTAAAGTCTGCCTGGTTACCTTTCTAGCATCCTGACTCCCTTTCATTAATATTTCCCAGACTAATTTAGGATTATTTTCATAATAATGTCTTTTTTCCCGAAAAGATTGAAAGGTATTAACTAAAACTTCTGCCAATCTTTTCTTACATGCCACACACCCCAATTTAGCATTTCTACAATCTTTTTCAATATTTTTTATCTCGTCCTGGTTAAAAATATCATGATATCTAAAAACTACACATACTTTGGGATGTCCGGGATCGGACAATCTTATTTTTTTTGGGTCTGTAATCATTGAAAGAACTTTAGTTTTTATATCTTCTGGCTTATCAGATAGAGTAATATCATTTTTCAAACTCTTACTCATTTTTTTTCCATCAGTCCCAGGTATTCTGGGAGTATGTGACAGTTTTAGCTTTGGAATTGGAAATACAGGACTATAAAGATTATTAAAACGCCTGGCTATTTCACGAGCTAATTCAACATGGGGTGACTGGTCTTCCCCTACCGGTACAGCATTAGACTTATAAATTAATATATCAGAAGCCATCAATACTGGATAGCCAAGAAGACCATATCCCATATTATCTTTTAGATTAAGATCACGAACCTGCTCCTTTAGTACAGGGTTTCTTTCCAGCCATGCTAATGGTGTAATCATTGATAATAATAAATGAAGTTCGGCATGCTCCGGAACTTGGGACTGTATTAATATAGTGCTTTTATCAGGATCAATTCCAGCACTTAGCCAGTCTGTAACCATTTCTATCATATTTTCCTTAATATCTGATGTATCCTCATAACCTGTTGTAAGTGCGTGCCAATCTACTACTCCAAAATAGCACTTGTAATTATTTTGTAGTTTAACCCAATTTTTAAGTGCTCCATAATAATTACCTATATGCAGTCTCCCAGTGGGCCTCATTCCGCTAAAAATAATGCCTTCTTTCATTTATATTTTTGCCTCCTTTGTATGCAAATTATTTTATTTAAAAATTAATTATATATAATGATTTTTAT from Atribacterota bacterium includes these protein-coding regions:
- the trpS gene encoding tryptophan--tRNA ligase; the encoded protein is MKEGIIFSGMRPTGRLHIGNYYGALKNWVKLQNNYKCYFGVVDWHALTTGYEDTSDIKENMIEMVTDWLSAGIDPDKSTILIQSQVPEHAELHLLLSMITPLAWLERNPVLKEQVRDLNLKDNMGYGLLGYPVLMASDILIYKSNAVPVGEDQSPHVELAREIARRFNNLYSPVFPIPKLKLSHTPRIPGTDGKKMSKSLKNDITLSDKPEDIKTKVLSMITDPKKIRLSDPGHPKVCVVFRYHDIFNQDEIKNIEKDCRNAKLGCVACKKRLAEVLVNTFQSFREKRHYYENNPKLVWEILMKGSQDARKVTRQTLIDVRKAMKIDYA